In a genomic window of Plasmodium malariae genome assembly, chromosome: 4:
- the PmUG01_04012900 gene encoding pseudouridine synthase, putative: MKIEPPIYSKRNKLLLYFLILSFLFQNSSNNNSNNNSNGIFCFDVALTTSNSKANTIRLNKVISVSRNISRRKSDKFIQDGNVKINNKIILNPGTHVDITKDRLKICERKIDIQNIKNLINGNSSKSFKWFVLHKPKGLLCTTSDEKNRRSIFSLFPEDLLQKYRLVSVGRLDRNTSGVLLLTNEYAWVNRLTHPKYQRIRTYRVHIEGPVKMSSLKELAAGVYIEHDDDKKKEKKKKTQPAFIEILREECVKIQDKMKKVSVLNISIKEGRNRQIRKMFEQINQPVIKIKRSAFENITLKDIFFPKQYRELTQKEVSNLKTRSF, translated from the exons ATGAAAATTGAACCCCCCATTTATTCTAAGCGCAATAAATTACTTCtctatttcttaatattatcttttttgttccaaaatagtagcaataataatagtaataataatagtaatggtATTTTCTGTTTTGATGTAGCCTTGACAACAAGTAACAGCAAGGCAAATACTATCAGGctaaataaagtaatatcTGTCAGCAGGAATATTTCGAGGAGAAAATCAGATAAGTTTATACAAGATggtaatgtaaaaataaacaataaaattatacttaaCCCAGGTACACATGTAGATATTACAAAAGATAGACTAAAAATATGTGAAAGAAAAATTGACATacagaatataaaaaatttaataaatggaAATTCCAGTAAGTCATTTAAGTGGTTTGTTTTGCATAAACCCAAAGGTTTATTATGCACAACTagtgatgaaaaaaatagaagatccatattttctctttttcctGAGGatcttttacaaaaatatcgTTTGGTATCCGTAG GAAGATTAGATAGAAACACTTCCGGAGTCCTACTACTAACAAATGAGTATGCCTGGGTTAATAGACTAACGCACCCAAAGTATCAAAGAATAAGAACATATAGGGTTCACATTGAGGGACCTGTTAAAATGAGTTCTCTTAAAGAACTAGCTGCAGGTGTGTATATAGAACATGATGATgacaagaaaaaagaaaaaaagaaaaaaacacaaCCTGCTTTTATTGAAATACTTCGAGAAGAATGTGTAAAAATACaggataaaatgaaaaaagtaagtgtattaaatataagtataaaagAAGGAAGAAACAGACAAATCAGAAAAATGTTTGAACAAATAAATCAAccagtaataaaaataaagagaagcgcttttgaaaatataactttgaaagatatattttttcctaagCAATACAGGGAATTGACACAAAAAGAAGTCTCAAATTTAAAGACGAGGAGCTTTTAG
- the PmUG01_04013000 gene encoding ribosome associated membrane protein RAMP4, putative, translating into MDTIQDYVKNLKENSFFKSFKKAHKKYKSNILNKMPSNRKISQKVDAFDNNIVHRGNVPTSLVKKERKHPVGPILLLVFIFVVIGSVIVQMLSMIQKSKVFD; encoded by the exons ATGGATACGATACAGGATtacgtaaaaaatttaaaggaaaatagtttttttaaGTCATTTAAAAAGgcacataaaaaatacaaaagtaACATATTAAACAAG aTGCCAAGTAACAGAAAAATATCTCAAAAGGTAGATGCCTTTGACAATAACATAGTTCATAGGGGAAACGTTCCAACCTCATTGGTAAAGAAGGAAAGGAAACATCCAGTAGGTCCTATACTTCTccttgtttttatttttgttgtcATTGGTTcag TTATCGTTCAAATGCTCAGCATGATACAGAAATCCAAAGTATTTGATTGA
- the PmUG01_04013100 gene encoding conserved Plasmodium protein, unknown function produces the protein MIKQMLKIKNYKTIILKNEKNVVSSLNPFTTKRNNYYSTYRNEGQNERLNKQQINERYNLWDFLAFEKNISFFSVSFYILLSAVLALHFYNNSNEYANSSKINEAKERERKNLVELENKRKM, from the coding sequence ATGATAAAACAAAtgcttaaaataaaaaactataaaacaataattttaaaaaacgaaaaaaacgTTGTGAGTTCTTTAAATCCCTTTAcaacaaaaagaaataacTATTACTCAACATACAGAAATGAAGGACAAAACGAAAGATTGAATAAAcaacaaataaatgaaagaTACAATCTTTGGGATTTCCTAGCGTTTGAGAAAAAcatctcctttttttcagttagtttttatatacttttaagtGCTGTTTTGGCCTTGCACTTTTATAACAATTCCAATGAATATGCAAACTCTAGCAAGATTAATGAAGCAAAAGAGCGAGAGAGGAAGAACTTGGTAGAATTGgaaaacaaaagaaagatgtaa
- the PmUG01_04013200 gene encoding 40S ribosomal protein S30, putative, which produces MRKVHGSLARAGKVKNQTPKVPKESKGRRLTGRAKKRQLYNRRFSDCTGRKKGPNSKV; this is translated from the exons ATGA gAAAGGTACATGGATCATTAGCAAGAGCAGGAAAAGTCAAAAACCAAACGCCCAAAGTTCCCAAGGAATCAAAAGGAAGAAGATTAACTGGAAGAGCAAAAAAAAGACAGCTTTATAACAGAAGATTTTCAGATTGTACAGGAAGAAAGAAAGGGCCTAACTCGAAAGTGTAA
- the PmUG01_04013300 gene encoding conserved protein, unknown function has protein sequence MNGKKYDILLLGSTGYTGQMILEYLLKKYEKEITNGQIKLLCAVRNINRLNEILLRLKEKEKLRNTEKIYKKEVDVVNNYDSILSCCKMCDVVVSTIGPYAIYGYNIVKACVQANCHYLDACGEHDFILRIYKEFNEIAKEKKLKIIHSASFISALSDLGTYIIQEEFLSKYKKPCSYVRIRLSNEGSDFRTVGKTTIKSALLFKKRLGNSYNKHYLCENKYDDISSTDDGFPLYEKKIKTTNYFFDYEEEFGYCFDTVYSKIEEAYVLWSNYLMNYKYGKNLVIDYKQYDAELSMPMYIIKRMFSMLINGLKYLTPVDYVTDKYVDYLHKPKTSDQLKKGFWKCTIVGEMCDMYTDGTQNKNSDDNTNSNENENKGNKKIILHLNGENEDPGYLLTAKIISESAISLFQNNLPNSFGVLSVSVGLGMALVERLKQASLCIHVEV, from the coding sequence ATGAACGGTAAGAAGTACGACATACTGCTGCTAGGCAGCACAGGGTATACGGGGCAAATGATTTTAGAGtaccttttaaaaaaatatgaaaaagaaataacgAATGGGCAGATAAAACTCCTATGTGCTGTGAGAAACATAAATAGGTTGAATGAAATTTTGTTAcgattaaaagaaaaagaaaaactcaGAAATACagaaaagatatataaaaaagaagtcGATGTAGTAAATAACTATGATTCTATATTAAGTTGTTGCAAAATGTGTGATGTAGTTGTAAGTACTATAGGACCGTATGCAATATATGGGTATAATATTGTAAAGGCTTGTGTGCAGGCAAATTGCCATTATTTAGATGCTTGTGGTGAACATGATTTCATTTTAAGgatatataaagaatttaaCGAAATTgctaaagaaaaaaagttaaaaataattcatagCGCATCCTTTATTTCAGCACTTAGTGATTTAGGGACTTACATTATTCAGGAAGAATTTTTATCTAAGTATAAAAAGCCGTGTTCATATGTTCGTATACGATTATCTAATGAAGGGAGTGATTTTAGGACAGTAGGGAAAACTACAATTAAGAgtgcattattatttaaaaaacgtTTAGGAAATAGTTATAACAAGCATTATTTatgtgaaaataaatatgatgaTATATCTAGTACGGATGATGGTTTCCccttatatgaaaaaaaaataaaaacaacaaattatttctttGATTATGAAGAAGAATTTGGGTATTGCTTTGATACTGTTTATTCTAAAATTGAAGAAGCTTATGTATTATGGTCCAACTATTTAATGAACtataaatatggaaaaaatcTGGTTATAGATTATAAACAATATGATGCAGAGTTATCAATGcctatgtatattattaaacgAATGTTTTCAATGTTAATAAATGGCTTAAAATACTTGACACCTGTTGATTACGTCACAGATAAGTACGTAGACTATTTGCATAAACCGAAAACATCGGATCAATTGAAAAAGGGATTCTGGAAATGCACCATTGTTGGTGAGATGTGCGATATGTATACAGACGGAACCCAAAACAAAAATAGCGATGACAACACAAACAGTAacgaaaatgaaaacaaagggaataaaaaaattattctacaTTTAAATGGGGAAAATGAAGACCCGGGATACCTTTTAACGGCAAAAATTATATCCGAATCAGCTATATCcttatttcaaaataatttaccAAATAGTTTTGGGGTACTCTCTGTATCCGTAGGTCTTGGTATGGCCCTTGTTGAGAGATTAAAGCAGGCTTCACTTTGCATTCACGTTGAGGtgtga
- the PRP45 gene encoding pre-mRNA-processing protein 45, putative, with amino-acid sequence MTDFLRNIPKPKKNIYEDVVDENDFKSNHSPKKKETNNQCYEYLKRKHLRITCNEDFRGGGAYPEIHINQYPNNVGLKNKKNSSSNIALKYIDDENNVKYDNLINEEVHIYNNNIDKIEPNERINKLRKKKILSDTKDREEKYNEAIYKPDDKEENEIIENTKKNIEHILNEKLNKSIVNKKDDKYYRYIPQNKLNNHLDERIIKVVEKSIDPLDVSKFKHKKLPNVKNSPEYPILRSPTRKLNKEEENDWKIPPCVSNWKNNKGYNIPLDKRIQSDNKKLNNVEINENFAHLSEYLYVAEKKAREEIKMRNNIIKQKKLKEKEQKENVLKNLAIQARKEKGLAQSSIINERKRELEREYKIEKNLKKVKNYENRLIEEQIALNKVNVSKNNNIHDISLFNINDINNNNTDTQNDETYQIYDTSLFNHKNNSNIYKFSSERLNKTLQKTETTQKTEPVKFIKDISDPFGLDSLLSQAKKK; translated from the exons ATGACAGATTTTTTAAG GAATATTCCAAAACCgaagaagaatatatatgaagatGTAGTGGATGAAAATGATTTTAAATCAAACCATtctccaaaaaaaaaggaaacgAATAATCAGtgttatgaatatttaaaaagaaaacactTAAGAATTACATGTAATGAAGATTTTAGAGGAGGTGGAGCGTACCCcgaaatacatataaatcaATATCCTAATAATGTAggactaaaaaataaaaaaaatagtagttCTAATATTGCTTTAAAATACATtgatgatgaaaataatgttaaatatGATAATCTAATTAATGAAGAagttcatatttataataataatattgataAGATTGAACCTAATGAACggataaataaattaaggaaaaaaaaaatattatcggACACTAAAGAtagagaagaaaaatataatgaagcTATATACAAACCAGAtgataaagaagaaaatgaaataattgaaaatacgaaaaaaaatatcgaACATATacttaatgaaaaattaaataaaagtattgttaacaaaaaagatgataagtattatagatatattcCACAAAATAAACTTAACAATCATTTAGATGAACGAATCATAAAAGTAGTTGAAAAAAGTATCGACCCATTAGATGtttcaaaatttaaacataaaaaactACCAAATGTCAAAAATTCTCCGGAATATCCTATATTAAGATCACCTACGAGAAAACtaaataaagaagaagaaaatgatTGGAAAATACCTCCATGTGTTTCTAAttggaaaaataataaagggTATAATATACCCCTAGACAAAAGAATACAaagtgataataaaaaattaaataacgttgaaattaatgaaaattttgcaCATTTAAGTGAATATCTTTATGTTGCTGAAAAAAAAGCTAGAGAAGAAATCAAAATgcgtaataatattattaaacagaaaaaactaaaagaaaaagaacaaaaagaaaatgttttaaaaaatctaGCTATTCAAgctagaaaagaaaaaggactTGCTCAAAGCTCAATAattaatgaaagaaaaagagaacttgaaagagaatataaaatagagaaaaatttgaaaaaagtgAAGAATTACGAAAATAGACTGATCGAAGAACAAATAGCATTAAACAAAGTTAATGTtagcaaaaataataacatccATGATATTagcttatttaatattaatgatattaataataataataccgATACACAGAATGATGAAACTTATCAAATATATGATACATCACTATTCaaccataaaaataatagcaatatatataaattctcAAGTGAAAGACTAAACAAAACTCTACAAAAAACCGAAACTACACAGAAGACCGAGCCTGTCAAATTTATAAAGGATATATCGGATCCATTTGGCCTCGACAGCTTGTTGTCCcaggcaaaaaaaaagtag